In Candidatus Acetothermia bacterium, the following are encoded in one genomic region:
- a CDS encoding MarR family transcriptional regulator has product MKGRSRGGFLIGRINRLAGRIFALMLKEYGVEISPAQGRIMFVLWQEDRVPIHELARKTSLKKSTLTSLLDRLEGAGYLQRARSPRDRREVLVVRTEKDRAWQDTYVRVSQEMTRLFYTGFSEREIDQFEGYLERILANLAAVEGGFGEGKAPLRRGPSMEQGED; this is encoded by the coding sequence GTGAAGGGCCGAAGCCGGGGCGGGTTCCTGATCGGTCGGATCAACCGCCTGGCGGGGAGGATCTTCGCCCTCATGCTCAAGGAGTACGGGGTGGAGATCAGCCCAGCCCAAGGGCGGATCATGTTCGTGCTGTGGCAGGAGGACAGGGTGCCGATCCATGAGCTGGCACGAAAGACCTCCCTCAAGAAGTCCACCCTGACCAGCTTGCTCGACCGGCTGGAGGGGGCCGGTTATCTGCAGCGAGCGCGCTCCCCCCGCGATCGCAGGGAGGTCCTGGTGGTGCGTACGGAGAAGGACCGGGCCTGGCAGGACACCTACGTGCGTGTTTCCCAGGAGATGACGCGCCTGTTCTACACCGGGTTCTCCGAGCGGGAGATCGACCAGTTCGAGGGTTATCTGGAGAGGATCCTGGCCAACCTGGCTGCTGTTGAAGGGGGATTCGGCGAGGGCAAAGCCCCGCTTCGGAGGGGACCGAGCATGGAACAGGGTGAGGACTAA
- a CDS encoding pyridoxamine 5'-phosphate oxidase family protein, protein MDIGKLKQVCIEVMETAPAAYLTTIGADGYPHTRAMFNLRNRGQYPNQAHLFTNHQRDLLVYFTTNTSSGKVREIRANPRVSAYYCDPCQVKGVMLCGDMEIVDNSELRRALWNEGWERYYPGGPDDLDYTVLRLVPKLAMGWYKGHRFEFRLEGA, encoded by the coding sequence ATGGACATCGGAAAGCTGAAGCAGGTATGTATCGAGGTGATGGAAACAGCACCGGCGGCGTATCTAACCACGATCGGCGCCGACGGATACCCGCACACCCGAGCCATGTTCAACCTGCGCAACCGAGGGCAGTACCCGAACCAGGCCCACTTGTTCACCAATCACCAACGCGACCTGCTCGTCTACTTCACCACCAATACCTCCTCGGGCAAGGTGCGCGAGATCCGGGCCAATCCGCGGGTATCCGCCTACTACTGCGACCCGTGTCAGGTCAAGGGCGTGATGCTGTGCGGAGATATGGAGATCGTGGACAACTCAGAGCTCCGCCGCGCTCTGTGGAACGAGGGGTGGGAACGGTACTACCCTGGTGGGCCGGATGACCTGGACTACACCGTGCTCCGCCTGGTCCCCAAGCTGGCCATGGGCTGGTACAAAGGACACCGGTTCGAGTTCCGCCTGGAGGGGGCGTGA
- a CDS encoding metal ABC transporter permease yields the protein MVEFLLAPLAYPFMVRALLAAAVVGATCGVVGTYVVLRGMAFFGDALAHAILPGVAVGYLVHRGNRGAILLWALGTAAGAALGIGALSRRGRFREDTAIGIVFVGLFALGIALISTVRGYAVDLAHFLFGNVLSVSPFDLGLTGGIGGAVVLAVVLFYKEFLVVSFDPTFAATLRLRTGLFRYLLLLLIAVTVVISLQAVGVALVLAMLITPPATAYLLARRLPGMMVLSAAVGVLSGVVGLYVSFYVGIASGASIVLVATACFLFALPLSRPRRLHLRNT from the coding sequence ATGGTTGAGTTCCTCCTCGCCCCCCTGGCCTACCCGTTCATGGTGCGGGCGCTTCTCGCGGCGGCCGTGGTGGGGGCGACGTGCGGGGTGGTGGGGACGTACGTGGTCCTGCGGGGGATGGCGTTCTTCGGGGACGCGCTGGCCCACGCGATCCTCCCCGGGGTGGCGGTGGGCTACCTCGTCCACCGGGGAAACCGGGGGGCGATCCTCCTGTGGGCCCTGGGGACGGCGGCCGGGGCGGCGCTGGGGATCGGGGCCCTGAGCCGGCGGGGCCGGTTCCGGGAGGACACGGCGATCGGGATCGTGTTCGTGGGCCTGTTTGCCCTGGGGATTGCCCTCATCTCTACCGTGCGGGGCTACGCGGTGGATCTTGCGCACTTTCTCTTTGGAAACGTGCTCTCCGTTTCACCGTTCGACCTTGGGCTCACGGGGGGGATCGGGGGGGCGGTGGTGCTGGCCGTGGTCTTGTTCTACAAGGAGTTCCTGGTGGTGTCGTTCGACCCCACGTTTGCGGCGACGCTGCGGTTGCGGACGGGGCTTTTCCGGTACCTTCTGCTCCTCCTCATTGCGGTGACGGTGGTCATTTCCCTCCAGGCGGTGGGGGTGGCGCTGGTGCTCGCGATGCTCATCACCCCCCCGGCCACAGCGTACCTTCTGGCGCGGCGGCTTCCGGGGATGATGGTCCTGTCCGCGGCGGTGGGGGTCCTCTCCGGGGTTGTCGGGCTCTACGTCTCGTTCTACGTTGGGATCGCGAGCGGCGCCTCGATCGTCCTCGTGGCCACGGCCTGTTTCCTGTTCGCTCTTCCACTGTCGCGACCGCGCCGCCTTCACCTCCGAAACACCTAG
- a CDS encoding CRISPR-associated endonuclease Cas3'', with translation MLAAPFCCALWAKSGDPWHPLINHMLDTAAVAHAVLLREPKVTLALYARDWDLPVEEAVRWVAFLVGLHDLGKASPVFQAAWEEGAKRTREAGLPLEEGLDRVAHGVFTELFLKTLLKKRGLAQRAANDLAAALGAHHGCPASAEEKRAARRQLKGEHPLWWEARRWLLEELFGRLQAPLPRLEADGEAKPEAVLRVMALASFADWVASDPGFFPYGRDPLSPSYFEEALRLAGEALARLGWRPFRLPPEKAFQELFPYIPEPNPLQKTLPQVLGKPEEPVLILVEAPMGMGKTEAALFAHHLLQRALGHRGLYVGLPTQATANGIFPRVQAFLERLLEEERVEVQLQHGTALLNTRYAELVERAAPAQVGEEGEEGGAVASAWFSARKRAMLAQNGVGTLDQALLGVLRVKHHFVRLWGLMNRVVVLDEVHAYDVYTSGLLLALLRWLRALGSSALVLTATLPPSRRRAILSAWTGEEVKGDLGSYPRVVLVERDQVKAVSLPAAREVEVVLQAAPVDLAALAERLQGALPGALGAIVNTVDRAQSLYQALGEERPLTLGELAGLLGEGEGNGPWRDVLSSLPGQGDAVVGKRLADGTLVFLLHARFPAEERALREGVVLALFGKYGPRPEKAILVATQVAEQSLDLDFDLLYTDLAPIDLLFQRAGRLHRHERPRPSAHTSPRLLLSIPKGLTFGPPLYWDRVYEEFVLLSTWRALEGRASLRIPQDLEPLLEEVYEAEDAEKFPEGLRERARESLRRLKERRRKEADTAEKLALSELESLLAYWDEAALVGELRLEDDEEKRHTQRFLTRLGDPSVAVVPLFRLGEGLYLDREGRRRAPLEGELSRDEAEALFGHVVRLSRFPIVRDLVQEEPPAAWRRSGLLRGLRPLEVGRVFRNKGEAFRVELDPELGVVYEPA, from the coding sequence GTGCTAGCCGCACCATTCTGCTGTGCACTGTGGGCGAAAAGCGGCGATCCCTGGCACCCCCTGATCAACCACATGCTGGACACGGCCGCCGTGGCCCACGCGGTTCTCCTCCGCGAGCCCAAGGTCACCCTGGCCCTCTACGCCCGGGACTGGGATCTGCCGGTGGAGGAGGCGGTGCGGTGGGTGGCCTTCCTGGTAGGGCTGCATGACCTGGGCAAGGCAAGCCCGGTCTTCCAGGCGGCCTGGGAGGAGGGGGCCAAGCGAACGCGAGAGGCGGGCCTCCCTTTGGAGGAGGGCCTGGACCGGGTGGCCCACGGGGTCTTCACGGAACTCTTCCTCAAGACGCTCCTTAAGAAGAGGGGGCTCGCCCAGCGGGCGGCCAACGACCTCGCCGCCGCCCTCGGCGCTCACCACGGCTGCCCGGCGAGCGCCGAGGAGAAGAGGGCGGCCCGCCGCCAGCTCAAGGGGGAACATCCCCTCTGGTGGGAGGCCCGGAGGTGGCTTCTGGAGGAGCTCTTCGGCAGGCTCCAGGCGCCTCTTCCCCGGCTGGAGGCGGATGGGGAGGCCAAGCCCGAGGCCGTGCTCCGGGTCATGGCCCTCGCCTCCTTCGCCGACTGGGTGGCCTCGGACCCGGGCTTCTTCCCCTACGGTCGGGACCCGCTTTCCCCTAGCTACTTTGAGGAGGCCCTGCGCCTCGCCGGGGAGGCCCTGGCCCGGCTCGGCTGGCGGCCTTTCCGCCTTCCCCCCGAGAAGGCCTTTCAGGAACTTTTCCCGTATATCCCGGAACCCAACCCGCTCCAGAAGACCCTCCCCCAGGTGCTGGGGAAGCCCGAGGAGCCGGTCCTCATCCTGGTGGAGGCCCCCATGGGCATGGGGAAGACGGAGGCCGCGCTGTTCGCCCATCACCTCCTCCAGCGCGCCCTAGGTCACCGGGGCCTCTACGTGGGCCTGCCCACCCAGGCCACGGCCAACGGCATCTTCCCCAGGGTCCAGGCCTTTCTGGAACGCCTGCTGGAAGAAGAAAGGGTGGAGGTCCAGCTCCAGCACGGCACCGCTCTGCTCAACACGCGCTACGCCGAGCTTGTGGAGAGGGCCGCTCCCGCCCAGGTGGGAGAGGAGGGGGAAGAGGGAGGCGCGGTGGCCTCGGCGTGGTTTTCCGCCCGCAAGCGGGCCATGCTGGCCCAAAACGGGGTGGGCACCCTGGACCAGGCCCTCCTTGGGGTGCTCCGGGTCAAGCACCACTTCGTACGACTATGGGGCCTCATGAACCGGGTGGTGGTGTTGGACGAAGTGCACGCCTACGACGTCTACACTTCGGGTCTGTTGCTGGCCCTCTTGCGCTGGCTCAGGGCCCTGGGCTCCAGCGCCCTCGTCCTGACCGCCACCCTCCCCCCTTCGAGGCGCAGGGCCATTCTCTCCGCTTGGACCGGGGAGGAGGTCAAGGGTGATCTTGGGTCTTATCCCCGGGTAGTCCTGGTAGAGCGGGACCAAGTCAAGGCGGTGTCCCTACCCGCCGCGCGGGAGGTGGAGGTGGTCCTCCAGGCCGCGCCTGTGGACTTGGCCGCCCTTGCCGAGAGGCTACAAGGGGCTCTCCCCGGAGCCCTGGGGGCTATCGTCAACACCGTGGACCGGGCCCAGTCCCTCTATCAGGCCCTGGGGGAGGAAAGGCCCCTCACGCTGGGGGAGCTCGCCGGTCTTCTCGGCGAGGGCGAAGGGAATGGCCCCTGGCGGGATGTCCTGTCCTCCTTGCCTGGGCAGGGGGACGCCGTGGTGGGGAAGCGCCTTGCGGACGGCACCTTGGTCTTCCTCCTCCACGCCCGCTTCCCTGCGGAGGAGCGGGCCTTGCGGGAGGGAGTGGTCCTCGCCCTCTTCGGCAAGTACGGCCCCCGGCCGGAAAAGGCGATCCTGGTGGCCACGCAGGTGGCGGAACAGAGCCTGGACCTGGACTTTGACCTGCTCTACACGGACCTCGCCCCAATAGACCTACTCTTCCAGCGGGCGGGGAGGCTCCACCGCCACGAACGCCCACGCCCCAGCGCCCACACCTCCCCCCGGCTCCTTCTCAGCATTCCCAAGGGTCTCACCTTCGGCCCGCCCCTTTATTGGGACCGGGTCTACGAGGAGTTTGTGCTCCTTTCCACCTGGCGAGCACTAGAGGGGCGCGCCTCGCTTCGCATTCCCCAGGACCTCGAGCCCCTCCTGGAGGAGGTCTACGAGGCCGAGGACGCCGAGAAGTTCCCCGAGGGCCTTCGGGAACGGGCACGGGAGAGCCTGAGGCGCCTAAAGGAGCGCCGGAGGAAGGAAGCGGATACCGCCGAGAAGCTTGCTCTGAGCGAGCTAGAAAGCCTCCTCGCCTACTGGGACGAGGCGGCGTTGGTGGGGGAGCTCCGCCTCGAAGACGACGAAGAAAAGCGCCATACCCAGCGCTTCCTCACCCGCCTGGGCGATCCCAGCGTGGCCGTGGTTCCGCTCTTCCGGCTGGGGGAGGGGCTCTACCTGGACCGGGAGGGGCGGCGCAGGGCGCCACTCGAGGGGGAGCTCTCCCGGGACGAGGCCGAGGCCCTCTTCGGCCACGTGGTGCGGCTGTCCCGCTTCCCGATCGTCCGGGACCTCGTTCAGGAGGAGCCACCCGCCGCCTGGAGGCGAAGCGGACTGCTGCGGGGCCTGAGGCCTCTGGAGGTAGGAAGGGTTTTCCGCAATAAGGGTGAGGCCTTTCGCGTGGAACTGGACCCGGAGTTGGGGGTCGTCTATGAGCCAGCGTAA
- the casA gene encoding type I-E CRISPR-associated protein Cse1/CasA gives MEEQKFNLVEEPWIPVLRGGRVVEVGIREALLEAPSIARIETPSPLEEAALHRLLLALLHRALKGPRRPEDVLDWWRAGGFPKAHIQDYLERHRDRFFLFHPQAPFLQVADLPAKNPLPWSKLLPELASGNNPTLFDHTTEENVPKASYAQAARALLVHQTFALGGLLRRHGVGSAKDAPVARPALFLPTGGNLLEALLLNLVPYTPEDDAPIWEVPPLRLGDLEGAKTEWPLSGRTRVYTWPSRGVRLLDEGDGVRHMAYGPGVEPLEAFYRDPMVAQRLDPRGGSVVLRLSTERSFWRDFSAMLPRQEGKVAATVEHADELQGLLEEEGVEIRPTLRVLGQVSDQAKILDLRREVFPLPPGLLSPRGEENLEKALKAAEELGQGLRNLALQVTRAVVGERDRKELVDFAGSLPLERLYWHALDGAFPGFLGRISEEGAVETWRQELRWAAQEAWTATRLFLGTGARHLKALAQGERVLGRLLGRLGAEVKA, from the coding sequence TTGGAGGAACAGAAGTTCAATCTCGTGGAGGAGCCCTGGATTCCCGTCCTGCGGGGCGGGCGGGTGGTGGAGGTGGGGATCAGGGAGGCCCTCCTCGAGGCCCCAAGCATCGCCCGCATCGAAACGCCTTCCCCCCTGGAGGAGGCCGCCCTCCACCGCCTGCTGCTCGCCCTCCTCCACCGGGCCCTAAAGGGCCCCCGCCGCCCGGAGGACGTTCTGGACTGGTGGCGGGCGGGAGGCTTTCCCAAGGCGCACATCCAGGACTACCTGGAACGCCATCGGGACCGGTTCTTCCTCTTCCACCCCCAGGCCCCCTTCCTCCAGGTGGCGGACCTTCCTGCGAAAAACCCCCTCCCCTGGAGCAAGCTCCTCCCCGAGCTCGCCAGCGGCAACAACCCCACCCTATTTGACCACACCACCGAGGAAAACGTCCCCAAGGCTAGCTATGCTCAGGCCGCCCGGGCCCTCCTCGTCCACCAGACCTTTGCCCTCGGGGGCCTGCTCCGCCGCCACGGGGTGGGCTCGGCCAAGGATGCGCCCGTGGCTCGTCCTGCTCTCTTTCTGCCCACAGGGGGGAACCTCCTGGAAGCCCTTCTTCTTAACCTCGTTCCCTACACCCCGGAGGACGACGCCCCCATCTGGGAGGTACCGCCTTTGAGGCTTGGGGACCTCGAGGGCGCCAAGACCGAGTGGCCCCTCTCGGGCAGGACCAGGGTCTACACCTGGCCCTCCCGGGGGGTGCGCCTCCTGGACGAGGGGGATGGGGTGCGCCACATGGCCTACGGCCCGGGGGTGGAGCCCCTGGAGGCCTTCTACCGCGACCCCATGGTGGCCCAGCGCCTAGACCCGAGGGGCGGCTCCGTGGTGCTGAGGCTTTCCACCGAAAGGAGCTTCTGGCGCGACTTCTCCGCTATGCTCCCCAGGCAGGAGGGCAAGGTGGCTGCCACGGTGGAACACGCGGATGAGCTCCAGGGCCTCTTGGAGGAGGAAGGAGTGGAGATCCGCCCCACCTTGCGTGTCCTTGGCCAGGTCTCGGACCAGGCCAAGATCCTGGACCTCCGCCGGGAGGTCTTCCCCCTGCCGCCCGGGCTTCTTTCCCCGAGAGGAGAGGAGAACCTGGAGAAGGCCCTCAAGGCCGCCGAGGAGCTTGGGCAAGGCCTGCGCAACCTTGCCCTTCAGGTGACCCGGGCGGTGGTGGGGGAGAGGGACCGCAAGGAGCTCGTCGACTTCGCCGGCTCTCTTCCGCTGGAGCGCCTTTACTGGCATGCACTGGACGGGGCCTTTCCGGGGTTTTTGGGGCGGATCAGTGAGGAGGGTGCAGTAGAAACCTGGCGGCAAGAGCTGAGGTGGGCAGCTCAGGAAGCATGGACGGCCACCCGTCTCTTCCTGGGCACGGGGGCCAGGCACCTGAAGGCCCTGGCCCAGGGGGAGCGGGTTCTGGGACGGTTGCTTGGGCGGCTCGGTGCGGAGGTGAAGGCATGA
- the casB gene encoding type I-E CRISPR-associated protein Cse2/CasB, with amino-acid sequence MSHGERFLDWLERLKREKAWTAARAALRRSLAFPPGAYPKAMPYVEPFVKEEGWRREAHYLVAALYALKDGDHRGGHTLARALREKAQDPGSVELRFLALLDADRDQIAFRLRQAVGLLKGGLDFARLLDDLLGWFASPERRVQVRWAREFYGEEAAKGIQDSGAEEVEA; translated from the coding sequence ATGAGCCACGGAGAGCGGTTTTTGGATTGGCTGGAGCGCCTCAAGAGAGAGAAGGCCTGGACGGCGGCGCGGGCAGCCCTCAGGCGGAGCCTCGCCTTTCCCCCTGGGGCCTACCCCAAGGCCATGCCCTACGTGGAGCCCTTCGTGAAGGAAGAGGGCTGGAGGCGGGAGGCCCACTACCTGGTGGCGGCCCTGTACGCCCTGAAGGACGGGGACCACCGGGGGGGCCACACCCTGGCCCGGGCCCTAAGGGAGAAGGCGCAGGACCCAGGAAGCGTGGAGCTGCGCTTTTTGGCCCTCCTGGACGCCGACCGGGACCAGATCGCCTTCCGGTTGCGCCAGGCGGTGGGGCTTTTGAAGGGAGGGCTGGACTTCGCCCGGCTGTTGGACGACCTCCTGGGCTGGTTTGCGAGCCCGGAGCGCCGGGTCCAGGTCCGCTGGGCCAGGGAGTTTTACGGTGAAGAGGCGGCTAAAGGGATCCAGGACAGCGGAGCAGAGGAGGTGGAGGCATGA
- a CDS encoding ABC transporter ATP-binding protein, producing the protein MSRSCPDLAHTGASAVEAREVAVALDGKVALEGITFRLEPGDLLAVVGPNGAGKTTLLRVLSGTLLPAAGEVRIFGARPARHICIAYLPQRTEADLRFPLAVADVVMMGRVGKLGPLRRPGRPDRERVAQALGIVGIPHLARRPIAELSGGERQRMFIARALAQEASVLLLDEPLAGLDLPAQEGILELLGRLRGEGITAVVALHELALAQAHFPLVLLLNRRAVGFGPPGAVFTPDRLRDAYGSGLRLLETPSGSLALGESCCEGDHG; encoded by the coding sequence ATGAGCCGCTCCTGCCCGGACCTGGCCCACACCGGGGCCTCGGCGGTGGAGGCCCGCGAAGTCGCGGTCGCCCTGGACGGGAAGGTCGCCCTGGAGGGGATCACGTTCCGGCTTGAGCCGGGCGACCTCCTTGCCGTGGTGGGCCCGAACGGCGCGGGGAAGACGACCCTGTTGCGGGTTCTTTCCGGGACGCTCCTTCCCGCCGCAGGGGAGGTGCGGATCTTCGGGGCCCGGCCGGCGCGCCACATCTGCATTGCCTACCTCCCCCAGCGGACCGAGGCCGACCTCCGCTTCCCCCTCGCGGTGGCGGACGTGGTGATGATGGGCCGGGTGGGAAAGCTCGGGCCCCTCCGCCGCCCGGGGAGGCCGGACCGGGAGCGGGTCGCCCAGGCCCTGGGGATCGTGGGGATCCCCCACCTCGCCCGGCGGCCGATCGCCGAGCTCTCCGGCGGGGAGCGGCAGCGGATGTTCATCGCCCGGGCCCTGGCCCAGGAGGCAAGCGTCCTCCTCCTCGACGAGCCCCTGGCCGGGCTCGACCTCCCGGCCCAAGAGGGGATCCTCGAGCTCCTCGGGCGCCTGCGGGGGGAGGGGATCACCGCGGTCGTTGCCCTCCACGAGCTTGCCCTTGCCCAGGCCCACTTCCCGCTTGTCCTCCTCCTCAACCGGCGGGCGGTGGGGTTCGGGCCGCCGGGGGCGGTGTTCACGCCCGATCGGCTCCGGGACGCGTACGGGAGCGGCCTCCGGCTCCTGGAGACCCCCTCCGGCTCCCTGGCCCTGGGGGAGAGCTGCTGCGAGGGGGACCATGGTTGA
- a CDS encoding metal ABC transporter substrate-binding protein, with protein sequence MTGAKGMLGLLALVLAGPLGMAAPPSVAATTSIVGDVVAQVGGERISLSVLMPLGTDPHAFEPTPRDLVALARAEVVFASGAGLEETLAPILTSPEVQAKVVDLSAEVPFRTLEDEEGIDPHVWLDPTNVILWTRRIERALSAVDPAGAEEYAARAEAYRSALHDLDLWIQDQVAAIPADRRRLVADHRALGYFAARYGFVEAGAIVPSFSTLAEPSARDLAQLADQLRALGVPAVFVTPTFSPALAAQLAADTGVRIVILYLGTLTGPDGPAPDYLAMMRENVRRIVEALKG encoded by the coding sequence GTGACTGGCGCGAAGGGCATGCTTGGGCTGTTGGCGCTCGTGCTCGCGGGACCCTTGGGGATGGCGGCCCCGCCCTCCGTGGCCGCCACGACGTCCATCGTCGGGGACGTGGTGGCCCAGGTGGGGGGCGAGCGGATCTCCCTCTCTGTCCTCATGCCCCTGGGGACCGATCCCCACGCGTTTGAGCCCACGCCGCGGGACCTCGTGGCCCTGGCCCGGGCGGAGGTGGTGTTCGCAAGCGGGGCCGGGCTGGAGGAGACGCTGGCCCCCATCCTCACCAGCCCCGAGGTCCAGGCAAAGGTGGTGGACCTGTCAGCGGAGGTGCCCTTCCGAACCCTGGAGGACGAGGAGGGGATCGATCCCCACGTGTGGCTCGACCCGACGAACGTGATCCTGTGGACCCGGCGTATCGAGCGCGCGTTGAGCGCGGTTGACCCCGCGGGGGCGGAAGAGTACGCGGCCCGCGCCGAGGCCTACCGGTCCGCCCTGCACGACCTCGACCTGTGGATCCAGGACCAGGTGGCGGCCATCCCCGCCGACCGGCGCCGGCTGGTGGCCGACCACCGCGCCCTGGGCTACTTCGCTGCCCGCTACGGGTTCGTGGAGGCCGGGGCGATCGTGCCCTCCTTCAGCACCCTCGCCGAGCCGTCGGCCCGGGACCTGGCCCAGCTCGCGGACCAGCTCCGGGCGCTTGGCGTGCCGGCGGTGTTCGTGACTCCCACGTTCAGCCCCGCGCTGGCCGCGCAGCTGGCCGCCGACACCGGGGTGCGCATCGTCATCCTCTACCTGGGAACCCTGACCGGCCCGGACGGGCCGGCGCCGGACTACCTTGCGATGATGCGGGAGAACGTGCGGCGGATCGTGGAGGCACTGAAAGGATGA
- the cas7e gene encoding type I-E CRISPR-associated protein Cas7/Cse4/CasC yields MKLLEAHVIQTVAPCNLNRDDTGSPKDALFGGYRRARISSQAQKRAVRVAFRDWSLLSEEERAVRTKRLLEELFRRLGDVEEAAARRAIENALNAMGFGVKEGKTEYLLFLGHRELDELARLIRENLEALSGEVKGKKKADVDPDLKETLERVLDGGKAVDVALFGRMLADRPELGVDAAAQVAHAISTHKVDREFDFYTAVDDLNPKEETGAGMMGDVEFYSATLYRYALVDLEKLLENLQGDKDLALKGALAFLEAFALTLPSGKQNSFAAHNPPLFVAFRAGAGLPRNLATAFEKPVWGKEGRALSTFSVEALLREWETFDRVYGTLDPEWKGALNLTEAGRVEWLPLLPTMPRLREEAEKAMEALLGV; encoded by the coding sequence ATGAAGCTTTTGGAAGCGCATGTGATTCAGACGGTGGCCCCGTGCAACCTGAACCGGGACGACACGGGAAGCCCCAAGGACGCCCTCTTCGGGGGTTATCGGCGGGCCAGGATCTCCAGCCAGGCCCAGAAGCGGGCGGTCCGGGTGGCCTTCAGGGACTGGTCCCTCCTTTCCGAGGAGGAGCGGGCCGTGCGGACGAAGCGTCTTCTGGAAGAGCTTTTCCGCCGGCTTGGGGACGTGGAGGAGGCCGCGGCGCGCCGGGCCATAGAGAACGCCTTGAACGCCATGGGCTTTGGGGTGAAGGAGGGGAAGACGGAGTACCTCCTCTTTCTGGGGCACAGGGAGCTGGACGAGCTCGCCCGCCTGATCCGGGAGAACCTCGAAGCCCTTTCCGGAGAGGTGAAGGGGAAGAAGAAGGCGGACGTAGACCCCGATCTGAAAGAGACCCTGGAGCGCGTCCTGGACGGGGGCAAGGCCGTGGACGTGGCCCTTTTCGGGCGGATGCTGGCGGACCGGCCCGAGCTCGGGGTGGACGCCGCGGCCCAGGTGGCCCACGCCATCTCCACCCACAAGGTGGACCGGGAGTTTGACTTCTACACCGCCGTGGACGACCTGAACCCCAAGGAGGAGACGGGGGCCGGGATGATGGGGGACGTGGAGTTCTACTCCGCCACCCTCTACCGCTACGCCCTGGTGGACCTGGAGAAACTTTTGGAGAACCTCCAGGGGGACAAAGACCTGGCCTTGAAGGGGGCCTTGGCCTTTCTAGAGGCCTTCGCCCTGACCCTCCCCTCAGGCAAGCAGAACAGCTTCGCCGCCCACAACCCGCCCCTCTTCGTGGCCTTCCGCGCCGGGGCGGGGCTTCCCCGCAACCTGGCCACGGCCTTTGAGAAGCCCGTGTGGGGCAAGGAGGGCAGGGCGCTCTCCACGTTCTCGGTGGAGGCCCTGCTCCGGGAGTGGGAAACGTTTGACCGGGTCTACGGCACCCTCGATCCCGAATGGAAAGGAGCGCTGAACCTCACGGAAGCGGGTAGAGTGGAATGGCTTCCGTTGTTGCCGACCATGCCGCGCCTCAGGGAGGAGGCCGAGAAGGCGATGGAAGCTCTGTTGGGGGTGTAG
- the cas5e gene encoding type I-E CRISPR-associated protein Cas5/CasD, which yields MATLLLRLQGPLQSWGTRSRFDHRDTWPYPTKSGVVGLLAAALGRDRREDVSDLAALMMGVRVDRKGVLKVDYQTARNIIPASLSSPNRDVQSWRYFLSDAAFLVGLEGDGELLRQLHEALKNPRFPLYLGRKSYVPSPPPYLPDGLRDAALREALRDYPYLSEEPPHEDLLLVLEAPDGQGRLVYDQPIAPFADRRFGPRYVREETLPKEEVRVVAE from the coding sequence ATGGCCACCCTGCTTCTTCGTCTTCAAGGCCCCCTGCAGTCCTGGGGCACCCGGAGCCGCTTTGACCACCGGGACACCTGGCCCTACCCCACGAAAAGCGGGGTGGTGGGCCTCCTGGCGGCCGCCCTCGGCCGGGACAGGAGGGAAGACGTTTCCGACCTGGCCGCCTTAATGATGGGCGTGCGGGTGGACCGGAAGGGGGTCCTCAAGGTGGACTACCAGACCGCCCGGAACATCATCCCCGCTAGCCTAAGCAGTCCCAATCGGGACGTGCAAAGCTGGCGGTACTTCCTTTCCGACGCCGCCTTCCTGGTGGGCCTCGAGGGGGACGGGGAGCTTCTTCGCCAGCTCCACGAAGCCCTGAAGAACCCCCGTTTCCCCCTCTACCTGGGCCGCAAGAGCTACGTCCCGAGCCCTCCCCCCTATCTGCCCGATGGCCTCCGGGACGCCGCGCTCAGAGAAGCGCTCCGAGACTACCCCTACCTCTCGGAAGAGCCTCCACACGAGGACCTTCTCCTCGTCTTGGAGGCGCCCGACGGCCAAGGGCGCCTCGTGTACGACCAGCCCATAGCTCCGTTTGCCGACCGCCGTTTCGGGCCCCGGTACGTGCGGGAGGAGACGCTGCCCAAGGAGGAGGTGCGCGTTGTGGCTGAGTAA